A stretch of the Macaca mulatta isolate MMU2019108-1 chromosome 16, T2T-MMU8v2.0, whole genome shotgun sequence genome encodes the following:
- the SENP3 gene encoding sentrin-specific protease 3, whose protein sequence is MKETIQGTGSWGPEPPGPGIPPAYSSPRRERLRWPPPPKPRLKSGGGFGPDPGSGTTVPARRLPVPRPSFDASASEEEEEEEEEEDEDEEEEVAAWRLPPRWSQLGTSQRPRPSRPTHRKTCSQRRRRAMRAFRMLLYSKSTSLTFHWKLWGRHRGRRRGLAHPKNHLSPQEGGATPQVPSPCCRFDSPRGPPPPRLGLLGALMAEDGVRGSPPVPSGPPMEEDGLRWTPKSPLDPDSGLLSCTLPNGFGGPSGPEGERSLAPPDASILISNVCSIGDHVAQELFQGSDLGMAEEAERPGEKAGQHSPLREEHVTCVQSILDEFLQTYGSLIPLSTDEVVEKLEDIFQQEFSTPSRKSLVLQLIQSYQRMPGNAMVRGFRVAYKRHVLTMDDLGTLYGQNWLNDQVMNMYGDLVMDTVPEKVHFFNSFFYDKLRTKGYDGVKRWTKNVDIFNKELLLIPIHLEVHWSLISVDVRRRTITYFDSQRTLNRRCPKHIAKYLQAEAVKKDRLDFHQGWKGYFKMNVARQNNDSDCGAFVLQYCKHLALSQPFSFTQQDMPKLRRQIYKELCHCKLTV, encoded by the exons ATGAAAGAGACTATACAAGGGACCGGGTCCTGGGGGCCTGAGCCTCCTGGACCCGGCATACCCCCAGCTTACTCAAGTCCCAGGCGGGAGCGTCTTCGTTGGCCCCCACCTCCCAAACCCCGACTCAAGTCAGGTGGAGGGTTTGGGCCAGATCCTGGGTCAGGGACCACAGTGCCAGCCAGACGCCTCCCTGTCCCCCGACCCTCTTTTGATGCCTCAGCAagtgaagaagaggaggaagaggaggaggaggaggatgaagatgaagaggaggaagtggCAGCTTGGAGGCTGCCCCCCAGATGGAGTCAGCTGGGAACCTCCCAGCGGCCCCGCCCTTCCCGCCCCACTCATCGAAAAACCTGCTCACAGCGCCGCCGTCGAGCCATGAGAGCCTTCCGGATGCTGCTCTACTCAAAAAGCACCTCGCTGACATTCCACTGGAAGCTTTGGGGGCGCCACCGGGGCCGGCGGCGGGGCCTCGCACACCCCAAGAACCATCTTTCACCCCAGGAAGGGGGTGCGACGCCACAGGTGCCATCCCCCTGTTGTCGTTTTGACTCTCCCCGGGGGCCACCTCCACCCCGGCTGGGTCTGCTAGGTGCTCTCATGGCTGAGGATGGGGTGAGAGGGTCTCCACCAGTGCCCTCTGGGCCCCCCATGGAGGAAGATGGACTCAGGTGGACTCCAAAGTCTCCTCTGGACCCTGACTCGG GCCTCCTTTCGTGTACTCTGCCCAACGGTTTTGGGGGACCATCTGGGCCAGAAGGGGAGCGCAGCTTGGCACCCCCTGATGCCAGCATCCTCATCAGCAATGTGTGCAGCATCGGGGACCATGTGGCCCAGGAGCTTTTTCAGGGCTCAGATTTGGGCATGGCAGAAGAGGCAGAGAGGCCTGGGGAGAAAGCCGGCCAGCACAGCCCCCTGCGAGAGGAGCATGTGACCTGCGTACAGA GCATCTTGGACGAATTCCTTCAAACATATGGCAGCCTCATACCCCTCAGCACTGATGAGGTAGTGGAGAAATTGGAGGACATTTTCCAGCAGGAGTTTTCCACGCCTTCCAG GAAGAGCCTGGTGTTGCAGCTGATCCAGTCATACCAGCGGATGCCAGGCAATGCCATGGTGAGGGGCTTCCGTGTGGCCTATAAGCGGCATGTGCTGACCATGGATGACTTGGGGACCTTGTATGGACAGAACTGGCTCAATGACCAG GTGATGAACATGTATGGAGACCTGGTCATGGACACAGTCCCTGAAAAG GTGCATTTCTTCAATAGTTTCTTCTATGATAAACTCCGTACCAAGGGTTATGATGGGGTGAAAAGGTGGACCAAAAAC GTGGACATCTTCAATAAGGAGCTACTGCTAATCCCCATCCACCTGGAGGTGCATTGGTCCCTCATCTCTGTCGATGTGAGGCGACGCACCATCACCTATTTTGACTCGCAGCGTACCCTAAACCGCCGCTGCCCTAAG CATATTGCCAAGTATCTGCAGGCAGAGGCGGTAAAGAAAGACCGACTGGATTTCCACCAGGGCTGGAAAGGTTACTTCAAAATG aATGTGGCCAGGCAGAATAATGACAGTGACTGTGGTGCTTTTGTGTTGCAG TATTGCAAGCATCTGGCCCTGTCTCAGCCATTCAGCTTCACCCAGCAGGACATGCCCAAACTTCGTCGGCAGATCTACAAGGAGCTGTGTCACTGCAAACTCACTGTGTGA